A window of Planctomycetaceae bacterium genomic DNA:
GACAAAAACAATTTTGGACGTCGGCTGCGGCACCGGCAGGCATTCCATTGAATTAGCCAAAAGGGGCTATAAAGTTACAGGTATCGATTTGTCAAAAGCACAGATTGAAAGAGCAAGGCAGAAAGCCAAAGAGGCAAACGTGCAAATTGACTTCATACAAAAGGATGCGCGTAAATTACAGTTCAAAGAATGCTTTGACGCGGCAATTTTGATTTGCGAAGGCAGTTTCGCATTAATGGAAACAGATGAAATGAATTTTAAGATTCTTCAAAATGTCTCAAAGGCTTTAAAGGAAGATGGCAAATTCATTTTAACGACATTAAACGCCTTATTTCCGCTTACGCACGATAAAACCATCGAAGACCCCAATTTTAAACAGATAGATTTTAATATAACGACTTTGAGAGAAACAGTTATTCTGAAATT
This region includes:
- a CDS encoding class I SAM-dependent methyltransferase, with the translated sequence MKQWYETLYENNAKKYDSERFVQGTVGEVDFIERELSFDKTKTILDVGCGTGRHSIELAKRGYKVTGIDLSKAQIERARQKAKEANVQIDFIQKDARKLQFKECFDAAILICEGSFALMETDEMNFKILQNVSKALKEDGKFILTTLNALFPLTHDKTIEDPNFKQIDFNITTLRETVILKFKDDSEKENQITCNIRYYCPSEITWYLKSLKFKDIGMFGCKLGAFNRKDKLSKDDYEILVVAQK